In Clostridium swellfunianum, a genomic segment contains:
- a CDS encoding RNA polymerase sigma factor: MNIEDLVSKSKKGDISAFIELLKKNQELFYKIAFAYTKNGYDAEDCISEAAIIGFEKLTHLRRTDKFFNWFTSILINTCRKKYRSKEQSASDEELGEIIDEFSYSAVEDKIIIEHLLNTLKQDERELLVLRYLKDYSLNEIASIMDIPVNTVKTKIYRSINILRLKNRGINSEC, encoded by the coding sequence ATGAATATAGAAGATTTAGTAAGCAAAAGTAAAAAAGGTGATATTTCTGCATTTATAGAACTGTTGAAGAAAAATCAGGAGCTCTTTTATAAGATTGCTTTTGCTTATACAAAGAATGGTTATGATGCTGAAGATTGTATATCAGAAGCTGCTATAATAGGCTTTGAAAAGCTTACGCACTTAAGGAGGACTGATAAATTTTTTAATTGGTTTACTTCAATACTTATTAATACTTGCAGAAAAAAATATAGAAGCAAAGAGCAGTCAGCATCAGATGAAGAGCTTGGAGAGATAATAGATGAGTTTTCCTATAGTGCGGTGGAAGATAAGATTATTATTGAACATCTGCTCAATACTTTAAAACAGGATGAAAGAGAACTTTTAGTGCTGAGGTATTTAAAAGATTATTCTTTAAATGAAATTGCCTCTATCATGGATATTCCTGTTAATACAGTTAAAACAAAAATATATAGAAGTATTAATATTCTAAGACTAAAGAATAGGGGGATAAACAGTGAGTGTTAA
- a CDS encoding DUF4179 domain-containing protein: MSVNDIKMPDNIMDNVEKKLRTHINAKKKRRNLYAASLALILALGLPASVLAYNNYVKNVPYIQEIDLARQNNTISKLDATFKYKDVEFKFKEAVADETGMVILYEVSDPKYSIKSMNLKDIEVHPPISWGYSYATNDETQKEKVFLTEVRGDTFIHMKDNPITIKIDKIINSSKDKEIAVDWSLKMQVPVQRSKIIPINKEYKLELGTMKLKTLNIGALKTYIDYEFISIDKNKISFSPTFAYRIDNMNTIISSNILDNNTGMDLTNTGEEFKSLYYSTPKEIGITLIGASVNYKFDDSEKYYIDKTKLPMEFDFKGEKGRVVSMNEKDGYVEYIFEFDKSNRNYSYINFIFGESSQSSTNFEDIKFINQDNIDKLYKELSKKIPGFEKKFSSSNFNKGAVNLKVTVPEKDSGSFTIFNADKEILLNLDEIIIRP; encoded by the coding sequence GTGAGTGTTAATGATATAAAAATGCCGGACAATATAATGGATAATGTGGAAAAGAAATTAAGAACCCATATTAATGCTAAAAAGAAAAGAAGAAACTTGTATGCAGCTTCATTAGCATTAATATTGGCATTAGGTTTGCCTGCTTCAGTATTAGCATATAATAATTATGTTAAAAACGTTCCGTACATCCAAGAGATTGATTTAGCTAGACAGAATAATACCATATCCAAGCTTGATGCAACTTTTAAGTATAAGGATGTTGAATTTAAATTTAAGGAAGCTGTTGCTGATGAAACAGGAATGGTCATTTTGTATGAGGTGTCCGACCCTAAATATTCTATTAAAAGCATGAACTTAAAAGATATAGAAGTACATCCGCCTATCAGTTGGGGCTATTCCTATGCCACAAACGATGAAACACAAAAGGAGAAGGTTTTTCTTACTGAAGTCAGGGGAGATACTTTCATTCATATGAAGGATAATCCAATTACTATTAAAATAGATAAAATCATCAATAGCTCAAAAGATAAAGAAATAGCTGTAGATTGGTCATTAAAAATGCAAGTACCTGTGCAAAGGTCTAAAATTATACCAATAAATAAAGAGTATAAATTAGAACTTGGAACTATGAAGTTAAAAACCTTAAATATAGGTGCGCTTAAGACCTATATTGATTATGAATTTATATCTATTGATAAAAATAAAATTAGCTTTAGTCCTACTTTCGCATATAGAATTGATAATATGAATACTATAATTTCTAGTAATATTTTAGACAATAATACTGGTATGGATTTAACTAATACAGGAGAAGAATTTAAGTCTTTGTATTATTCTACGCCTAAAGAGATAGGCATAACTCTTATTGGTGCCTCGGTTAACTATAAATTTGATGACAGTGAAAAGTATTATATTGATAAGACTAAGCTTCCCATGGAATTTGATTTCAAAGGGGAGAAAGGTCGTGTAGTTTCTATGAATGAAAAGGATGGTTATGTAGAATATATATTTGAGTTTGATAAGTCTAATAGAAACTACTCCTATATAAATTTCATATTTGGAGAGTCCTCACAAAGCTCTACTAATTTTGAGGATATTAAATTTATAAATCAAGATAATATTGATAAACTTTATAAAGAATTATCAAAAAAAATACCTGGTTTTGAGAAGAAGTTTTCTAGCTCTAATTTTAACAAAGGAGCAGTAAATCTTAAAGTTACAGTGCCTGAGAAAGATTCGGGTAGCTTTACAATATTTAATGCTGATAAAGAGATTCTTCTTAACCTTGATGAAATTATTATTAGACCTTAG
- the trxA gene encoding thioredoxin translates to MKEVMDNNFNEEISADSVPVVVDFWAPWCGPCKMLGPVLEELDQEYAGKVKFVKVNVDNNPVTSQKFKVSSIPTVMVFKNGETVDTMVGFRPKAAVKELVDKHI, encoded by the coding sequence ATGAAAGAAGTTATGGACAATAATTTTAATGAAGAAATATCAGCAGACAGTGTGCCAGTAGTAGTTGACTTTTGGGCGCCATGGTGTGGACCTTGCAAAATGTTAGGACCAGTTCTAGAAGAACTTGATCAAGAGTATGCCGGAAAGGTTAAGTTTGTAAAGGTAAATGTAGATAATAACCCAGTTACTTCACAGAAATTTAAAGTTTCAAGCATACCAACTGTTATGGTATTTAAAAATGGAGAGACCGTTGATACAATGGTTGGATTTAGACCAAAGGCAGCAGTGAAAGAATTAGTTGATAAACATATTTAA
- a CDS encoding cell wall hydrolase — translation MKKYIFSFILLCIFLAIPWSTVKAAEELDCDLYKEEIGSIEVFSVGNREIRITEDDVYLMAQIVYAESRSEPYDGKVAVASVILNRLEAPGFPKTIEQVIKQKAAFSCLKNGEIDVIPDKMSYQAVLDALKGKDPTNNAVFFYNPKIATNTWMKQVKKKDIKPIGNHVFFAVNK, via the coding sequence ATGAAAAAGTATATATTCAGCTTTATATTGCTATGTATTTTTTTAGCAATACCTTGGTCTACCGTTAAAGCAGCGGAGGAATTAGACTGCGACCTATACAAGGAAGAAATTGGTTCAATAGAAGTATTTAGTGTAGGAAATAGAGAAATAAGAATCACTGAAGACGATGTCTATTTGATGGCTCAAATAGTTTATGCCGAAAGCCGCTCAGAACCTTATGATGGCAAAGTAGCTGTTGCTTCAGTTATACTTAATAGATTAGAAGCTCCTGGTTTCCCAAAAACTATAGAGCAAGTTATAAAACAAAAGGCGGCATTTTCATGTTTGAAAAATGGCGAAATAGATGTGATTCCAGACAAAATGAGCTATCAGGCAGTTTTGGATGCTCTAAAAGGCAAAGACCCAACTAATAATGCAGTTTTTTTCTACAATCCTAAAATTGCTACTAATACTTGGATGAAGCAAGTTAAGAAGAAGGATATTAAACCAATAGGAAATCATGTCTTCTTTGCAGTAAATAAATAA
- the cdaA gene encoding diadenylate cyclase CdaA, which produces MAEGLEALINSLKVLDVFSILDIIVVSYIFYKGYMLIKETRAVQLLKGILLILLLIPVSSILHLTMLKWIVEKTITIGVLSIIIIFQPEIRRALEHLGRSAFNDMHLIEDDETMEKVITEVADAVESLAKEKTGALIVIENRTGLGEVISTGTKLDAAVSSALLQNIFVVNTPLHDGATIIRNDKIVAAGCFLPLTSSDSISKSLGTRHRAGIGISENSDALTIIVSEETGVISLAVNGKLTRNYTKERLMDILIRILKSRQTKKLTFRERVMVWIKKIRG; this is translated from the coding sequence TTGGCAGAGGGTTTAGAAGCATTAATAAATAGTTTGAAGGTGTTGGATGTGTTTTCAATACTGGATATAATTGTGGTATCATACATTTTTTATAAGGGGTATATGCTTATTAAAGAAACAAGAGCGGTTCAGCTTCTAAAAGGAATTTTACTTATACTTCTTCTAATACCTGTAAGCTCTATTCTACATTTGACAATGCTTAAATGGATTGTTGAAAAAACAATAACTATCGGAGTTCTTTCTATTATAATTATATTTCAACCAGAGATAAGAAGAGCATTAGAGCATCTTGGTAGAAGTGCCTTTAACGATATGCATCTCATTGAGGATGATGAGACTATGGAAAAGGTTATAACTGAAGTTGCTGATGCTGTTGAAAGTTTAGCCAAGGAGAAAACAGGTGCTCTTATAGTTATAGAAAATAGAACTGGTCTAGGCGAGGTTATAAGTACAGGGACAAAGCTGGATGCGGCTGTTTCTTCAGCACTGTTACAAAATATATTTGTTGTTAATACTCCTCTTCATGACGGAGCTACTATAATAAGAAATGATAAAATTGTGGCAGCTGGCTGTTTCCTTCCGCTTACAAGCAGCGACAGTATAAGCAAGTCTTTAGGTACAAGGCACAGAGCTGGAATAGGAATATCTGAAAACTCTGATGCACTAACAATAATTGTATCTGAGGAGACGGGTGTTATATCTTTAGCGGTAAATGGGAAGCTAACAAGAAATTACACTAAAGAACGATTGATGGATATATTAATAAGAATTTTAAAGAGCAGGCAGACTAAAAAATTGACCTTTAGGGAGAGGGTGATGGTGTGGATCAAAAAAATACGTGGATAA
- a CDS encoding CdaR family protein — protein MDQKNTWIIKICCVIAAFSLWLYIINETNPQKTDKIQVPVYLTGIESIEQQQKLKIIPPAEAYSVTLNVKGSPTDIMLGKDQFRVEADLSQYAFSVGSRSVPVRLVKQPANVNVLNSETLFVSVTFDDLIVKSMPVKLDIAGKVKDGYWAMAQNITPSEVEVSGAAKFINQVTSISAKADFKSTDKDLNMKLPLKALDAAGREIKEVTIHPDTVEFIVPVKKIKTVPVTVDTKGTLNKVYSMKGALLPTPDKIDIAGDEASINAVNALKTEPIDLSGLTPDKVVIAKIIVPQGVSLLNSDGTVKVKASLDNVISKTFQGTIQLKNVNDAYTVALDSSKVSVELSGPQELISNIKNEDFNYTIDAASFTEEKDYTVAVNLKIPDGVSKLSQNPQSVKITVKKKETQPTNTTPTQPSTTPTNTQ, from the coding sequence GTGGATCAAAAAAATACGTGGATAATAAAAATATGTTGCGTAATTGCGGCTTTTTCCCTATGGCTTTATATAATAAACGAAACCAACCCTCAGAAAACTGATAAGATTCAGGTACCCGTTTATTTAACAGGAATAGAAAGCATAGAGCAGCAGCAAAAGCTTAAGATAATTCCACCAGCAGAAGCATATTCTGTGACTCTCAATGTAAAAGGCTCTCCAACAGATATAATGCTTGGAAAAGATCAATTTAGAGTTGAAGCAGACCTAAGCCAATATGCTTTTTCAGTAGGATCTCGTAGTGTACCTGTAAGGTTAGTTAAGCAACCAGCAAATGTTAATGTTTTAAATAGTGAAACACTGTTTGTTAGTGTTACTTTTGATGATTTGATAGTGAAAAGTATGCCAGTAAAGTTAGATATTGCTGGGAAAGTTAAGGATGGGTATTGGGCGATGGCTCAGAATATAACGCCTAGCGAGGTTGAAGTTAGTGGAGCTGCTAAGTTTATTAATCAAGTTACATCTATTTCTGCTAAAGCAGACTTTAAAAGTACTGACAAGGATTTAAACATGAAGCTGCCACTTAAAGCTTTAGATGCAGCTGGAAGAGAAATTAAGGAGGTTACAATTCATCCCGATACGGTTGAATTTATAGTGCCTGTTAAGAAAATAAAGACAGTACCTGTTACTGTTGATACAAAGGGCACCCTGAACAAGGTTTATTCCATGAAGGGAGCTTTATTGCCAACACCAGATAAAATAGATATTGCGGGTGATGAAGCTAGTATAAATGCAGTAAATGCTTTAAAAACAGAACCGATTGATTTAAGTGGATTAACACCAGACAAGGTAGTGATAGCAAAAATTATTGTACCTCAAGGCGTTAGCCTTTTAAACAGCGATGGTACAGTTAAAGTGAAGGCTTCCTTGGATAATGTTATAAGCAAAACCTTCCAAGGTACTATACAGCTGAAAAATGTTAATGATGCATATACAGTGGCTTTGGATAGCTCCAAGGTATCGGTTGAGCTTTCTGGACCCCAAGAATTAATTAGTAATATAAAAAATGAAGATTTTAATTATACTATAGATGCGGCTAGTTTTACCGAAGAAAAAGACTATACTGTAGCCGTTAACTTGAAAATTCCTGATGGTGTTTCAAAGTTATCGCAGAATCCGCAGAGTGTAAAGATTACAGTTAAGAAAAAAGAAACGCAGCCGACAAATACAACTCCGACACAACCTTCAACTACACCAACAAATACACAATGA
- a CDS encoding NAD(P)/FAD-dependent oxidoreductase: MPIRINNIILDIEEDISALKEKAAKKLKISASQLTELKILREAVDARKKDIIKFNYTIEVAALGDEAKLVERLNDKDVRLESVKYTDEFQLGTKKMDHRPVIVGMGPAGMFAGLLMARKGYKPIIIERGQKVEERTSSVDLFWKAGKLNTQSNVQFGEGGAGTFSDGKLTTRIKDTRCDYVLQAMVKAGAPEEILYIGKPHVGTDILKDVVKNIREEIISLGGDVRFNSRLEDLIIKNAGLSGIIVNGEELPCENMILAIGHSSRDTYEILYRNGIALKSKPFAIGVRIEHLQSLIDESQYGKFAGHPRLKAADYRLSYSSEKLNRSIYSFCMCPGGEVVAAASEEMRLVTNGMSYYKRNLDNANSALVVNVTPEDFGNDNPLSGMEFQRHYESLAYNLGGGDYKAPIQLVGDFLQDRVSLKLGKIKPTYTPGYEFRDLRQCLPSFVIDALKEGLINFDYKIKGYGSGDAVLTGVETRTSAPVRIERNEGFQSVSLRGLYPAGEGAGYAGGIVSAAVDGLRIAEEIMKEWAPTE; the protein is encoded by the coding sequence ATGCCCATAAGAATAAACAATATAATTTTAGACATAGAAGAAGATATATCAGCTCTAAAGGAGAAGGCAGCAAAAAAACTAAAGATTTCTGCTTCACAACTTACAGAACTAAAAATTTTAAGAGAGGCTGTAGATGCAAGAAAAAAGGATATTATTAAATTTAATTATACTATAGAGGTTGCAGCTTTAGGGGATGAAGCCAAGCTTGTTGAGAGGTTAAACGACAAGGATGTAAGACTTGAATCTGTTAAATACACGGACGAATTTCAGCTTGGAACTAAAAAAATGGATCACAGACCAGTAATTGTGGGGATGGGACCGGCAGGGATGTTTGCCGGTCTTTTAATGGCTAGAAAGGGCTATAAGCCGATAATTATAGAACGTGGTCAAAAAGTGGAAGAGAGAACTTCATCTGTAGACTTGTTCTGGAAGGCTGGAAAGCTTAATACGCAATCAAATGTTCAGTTTGGTGAAGGCGGAGCAGGAACATTTTCAGATGGAAAGCTTACTACAAGAATTAAGGATACAAGATGTGATTATGTGCTTCAAGCTATGGTTAAGGCAGGAGCGCCAGAGGAAATTTTATATATTGGCAAGCCGCATGTAGGAACAGATATTTTAAAGGATGTTGTTAAAAATATAAGAGAAGAAATCATAAGTCTTGGTGGCGACGTAAGATTTAATAGTAGGCTTGAGGATCTGATAATAAAAAATGCAGGACTTTCTGGAATAATAGTTAATGGAGAAGAACTTCCTTGTGAAAATATGATATTGGCAATAGGCCATAGTTCTAGAGATACCTATGAGATTCTTTACAGAAACGGCATAGCTTTGAAGTCAAAACCTTTTGCTATAGGGGTTAGAATAGAGCACCTGCAGAGCTTAATAGACGAAAGTCAGTATGGAAAATTTGCTGGTCATCCAAGACTTAAAGCTGCTGACTACCGTTTAAGCTACTCAAGTGAAAAACTTAATAGATCTATATATAGTTTTTGCATGTGCCCTGGTGGAGAGGTAGTTGCAGCAGCTTCTGAAGAAATGAGACTTGTCACAAATGGTATGAGTTATTATAAAAGAAATTTAGATAATGCTAATTCCGCACTTGTAGTTAATGTTACACCAGAGGATTTTGGAAACGATAATCCGTTGTCAGGTATGGAGTTCCAAAGGCATTACGAGTCCTTAGCATATAATTTAGGCGGTGGTGATTATAAAGCACCAATTCAGCTTGTAGGGGATTTCCTACAGGATAGAGTAAGTTTAAAGCTTGGAAAAATTAAACCTACTTATACACCAGGGTATGAATTTAGAGATTTAAGACAATGCTTGCCAAGTTTCGTTATAGATGCATTAAAAGAGGGATTAATCAACTTTGATTATAAAATAAAAGGATATGGTTCAGGAGATGCGGTGCTTACTGGTGTGGAAACAAGAACCTCAGCACCAGTGAGAATTGAAAGAAACGAAGGCTTCCAAAGTGTATCTCTTAGGGGATTGTATCCAGCAGGAGAAGGAGCTGGATATGCTGGTGGTATTGTTTCTGCTGCTGTAGATGGTTTACGTATTGCTGAAGAAATTATGAAGGAATGGGCACCGACAGAATAA
- the buk gene encoding butyrate kinase has product MNKEGYILVINPGSTSTKIALFNDGQCISSTSLSHSTEELKEYERIYDQKNMRTSVILDWLKIQGLSAEDLKAVVGRGGLLRPMPGGTYSVTEAMLEDLKVGYQGEHASNLGGIIAYEIANKAKRPAFIVDPVAVDEFEEVARISGLPQLPRRSLVHALNIKAVTRRVCSKLDKSFEDSSFVVAHLGGGISIAPVKNGRIIDVNNANEDGPFSPERAGGLPVGEVVKLAYSGKYSYKELKKKLVGEAGLTAYVGTNDGRVVDKLIEEGYAKAELVFKAMAYQIAKEIAAYSTVLMGKVDAIILTGGLAYNIRLMSWIEERVKFIAPIELVPGEGEMQALYEGALRVVSGEESAKLYENEVFKS; this is encoded by the coding sequence ATGAATAAAGAGGGGTATATTCTTGTTATCAATCCAGGTTCTACGTCTACAAAGATAGCGCTATTTAATGACGGGCAGTGTATATCATCAACTAGTTTATCGCACAGCACAGAAGAACTTAAAGAATATGAAAGAATATATGATCAAAAGAATATGAGAACCTCTGTTATCTTGGATTGGCTCAAGATACAGGGGTTATCAGCTGAAGATTTAAAAGCAGTAGTCGGCAGAGGTGGTCTTTTAAGGCCAATGCCAGGTGGAACATACTCTGTTACCGAAGCTATGCTTGAAGATTTGAAGGTTGGATATCAAGGTGAGCATGCTTCAAATCTAGGCGGTATAATAGCCTATGAAATTGCAAACAAAGCAAAGCGACCTGCTTTTATAGTTGATCCGGTTGCAGTAGACGAATTTGAAGAAGTGGCAAGAATTTCAGGCTTGCCCCAGCTTCCAAGACGTTCACTTGTACATGCTCTTAACATCAAGGCTGTTACAAGGAGAGTATGTAGTAAATTAGATAAAAGCTTTGAAGATAGTTCTTTTGTAGTAGCTCACTTAGGTGGTGGAATTTCTATTGCTCCAGTTAAGAATGGAAGAATTATAGATGTGAATAATGCCAATGAGGATGGACCTTTCTCGCCAGAAAGAGCAGGAGGTCTTCCAGTTGGTGAAGTTGTTAAGCTAGCTTATAGCGGCAAATATTCATACAAAGAACTTAAGAAAAAGCTAGTAGGCGAAGCAGGACTTACTGCTTATGTTGGAACCAATGATGGAAGAGTAGTGGATAAGCTAATTGAGGAAGGCTATGCTAAAGCAGAATTAGTATTTAAGGCAATGGCTTATCAAATAGCTAAGGAGATTGCAGCCTACTCAACAGTTTTAATGGGGAAAGTAGATGCTATTATTCTAACAGGGGGATTAGCCTACAATATCAGGCTTATGAGTTGGATAGAGGAGAGAGTTAAATTTATAGCTCCAATAGAACTTGTTCCAGGTGAAGGTGAAATGCAGGCTTTATATGAAGGTGCATTAAGAGTAGTTTCAGGAGAAGAAAGTGCCAAGTTATATGAAAATGAAGTGTTTAAATCGTAG
- the ptb gene encoding phosphate butyryltransferase encodes MLKSFSQILDKVKSNERKKIAVAAAQDEHVLEAIRDAINLEMVDAILVGDEEKIIQIANSINFDVNGLEIIHEPDNNKAALKAVELVSSGKAHMVMKGLLETAVILKAVLNKEIGLRTGRLMSHVAVFEVPGFNRLIFVTDAALNMYPDLKAKVDIINNAVSVAHALDIEIPKVAPICAVEVVNPDMPATIDASLLSKMNERGQIKGCIIDGPLATDNALSEEAAHHKKINSPVAGKADVLLLPNIEAANVMYKTLTYTTNSKSGGIIVGASAPVVLTSRADSPESKLNAIALAALVSNK; translated from the coding sequence ATGCTTAAAAGTTTTTCGCAAATATTAGATAAAGTAAAGTCAAATGAGCGCAAAAAAATTGCAGTTGCAGCTGCTCAAGATGAACATGTTTTAGAAGCAATTAGAGATGCTATAAATTTAGAAATGGTAGATGCTATACTAGTTGGAGATGAAGAAAAGATCATTCAAATAGCAAATAGTATTAATTTCGATGTAAACGGTTTAGAGATTATCCATGAACCAGATAACAATAAGGCTGCCTTAAAAGCTGTCGAGCTGGTTTCTTCTGGGAAGGCCCATATGGTTATGAAGGGGCTTCTTGAAACAGCTGTAATATTGAAGGCGGTGCTTAATAAAGAAATTGGCCTTAGAACTGGAAGACTTATGTCTCATGTTGCAGTATTTGAGGTTCCAGGCTTTAATAGATTAATATTTGTAACGGATGCAGCACTTAATATGTACCCAGATTTGAAAGCCAAGGTAGATATTATAAACAATGCAGTCAGTGTAGCTCATGCTCTAGATATAGAAATACCTAAGGTAGCTCCTATTTGTGCGGTTGAGGTAGTTAACCCAGACATGCCTGCTACAATTGATGCTTCATTGCTATCAAAGATGAATGAAAGAGGACAAATTAAAGGCTGTATTATTGATGGGCCTTTAGCAACAGATAATGCTTTATCTGAAGAAGCAGCTCATCACAAGAAGATTAACAGTCCTGTAGCAGGAAAAGCAGATGTTCTTCTGCTCCCTAACATTGAAGCTGCTAATGTTATGTACAAAACTCTAACATATACAACTAATTCCAAGAGTGGAGGAATAATTGTAGGAGCTTCAGCTCCAGTAGTATTAACCTCAAGAGCAGACAGTCCAGAATCAAAGCTAAATGCAATTGCACTTGCTGCATTAGTATCCAATAAGTAG
- the buk gene encoding butyrate kinase: MNYKLLIINPGSTSTKIGVYENEIKILDETLRHSSEDIGKYGSIYEQFKFRKDVILEVLKNNSIDIITLDAVVGRGGLLKPIEGGTYKVNEAMLEDLKVGVLGQHASNLGGIIANEIANSLNIPAFIVDPVVVDEMEDEARISGIPEIQRKSIFHALNQKAVAKRYANDINKRYEDINVIVAHMGGGISVGAHKAGRVIDVNNALDGEGPFSPERSGGLPIGDLVKMCFSGKYTHDEIKKMINGKGGFVAHYNTNDARIVAQAMRDGDKKAELLLKAMAYQVAKEIGKCAAVLYGKVDAILLTGGIAYGKEITEFIKERVEFISQVKVYPGEDELLALAQGGLRVLKGEETAKEYK, encoded by the coding sequence ATGAATTATAAGCTATTGATAATAAATCCAGGCTCAACCTCAACAAAAATTGGCGTTTACGAGAATGAAATCAAAATCTTAGATGAAACCTTAAGACATTCTTCAGAAGATATTGGTAAATACGGCAGTATCTATGAACAATTTAAATTTAGAAAAGACGTTATACTTGAAGTGTTAAAGAATAACAGTATAGATATAATTACCCTTGATGCTGTAGTTGGAAGAGGCGGTCTGTTAAAGCCGATAGAAGGTGGAACTTACAAGGTTAATGAAGCTATGCTTGAGGATTTAAAGGTTGGAGTTTTAGGCCAACATGCTTCAAATTTAGGTGGAATAATAGCAAACGAGATAGCTAATAGTTTAAACATACCCGCATTTATAGTAGATCCAGTGGTTGTTGATGAAATGGAAGATGAAGCAAGGATTTCAGGAATTCCTGAAATTCAAAGAAAGAGTATATTCCATGCATTGAATCAAAAGGCTGTGGCAAAGAGATATGCAAATGATATTAACAAAAGGTATGAAGATATAAACGTAATAGTAGCTCATATGGGAGGAGGAATATCTGTAGGAGCCCATAAAGCTGGAAGAGTAATAGATGTAAATAATGCCCTTGATGGAGAGGGACCTTTCTCTCCAGAGCGTTCAGGAGGTCTTCCAATTGGAGACTTGGTGAAAATGTGCTTCAGTGGAAAGTATACTCATGATGAGATTAAGAAAATGATAAACGGCAAAGGCGGCTTTGTTGCTCACTACAACACTAATGATGCAAGAATAGTTGCTCAGGCTATGAGGGATGGAGACAAGAAAGCTGAGCTTCTTCTTAAAGCTATGGCATACCAGGTAGCGAAAGAAATAGGAAAATGTGCAGCAGTACTATATGGTAAGGTGGATGCAATACTTTTAACAGGGGGGATTGCCTACGGAAAAGAGATAACTGAATTTATAAAGGAAAGAGTTGAATTTATATCTCAAGTAAAGGTTTACCCTGGAGAAGACGAGCTCTTAGCGCTAGCTCAAGGTGGCCTTAGGGTTTTAAAGGGTGAGGAGACAGCTAAAGAATACAAATAG
- a CDS encoding ATP-binding protein, giving the protein MSRIRIFTGHFGSGKTEISINYAIELAKQGKKVAIVDIDIVNPYFCVRDIIEHLNKEYGIRVISSNPHYSNAELAVVPSEVIAIFNDKSYEVVIDIGGDENGAVVLGQYNRFFRQEPYDMYFVINNNRPQTSNLKDTEEYIRNIEYTSRLKVTHLIANTNMSYETTIEDVLKGDKEVRELSEKTGIPYKYTTVRKDFINELEGKISGEVFGLDIYMKPPWR; this is encoded by the coding sequence ATGAGCAGAATAAGAATTTTTACCGGACATTTTGGAAGTGGAAAAACAGAAATATCAATAAACTATGCAATTGAACTGGCAAAGCAGGGTAAAAAAGTTGCTATAGTTGACATAGACATAGTTAATCCTTACTTCTGCGTTAGAGACATAATCGAGCATTTAAATAAGGAGTATGGAATTAGGGTAATATCCTCTAATCCTCATTATTCAAATGCAGAGCTTGCTGTAGTACCATCAGAGGTTATTGCAATATTTAATGACAAGTCCTATGAGGTTGTCATAGATATAGGCGGAGATGAAAATGGGGCTGTGGTGCTTGGACAATACAACAGGTTCTTCAGACAGGAGCCTTATGACATGTATTTTGTAATAAACAACAACAGGCCACAGACTTCAAACCTTAAAGACACGGAGGAGTATATAAGAAATATAGAATACACCTCAAGGCTTAAGGTTACTCACTTAATCGCGAATACAAATATGTCCTATGAAACAACTATAGAAGATGTTTTAAAGGGAGATAAAGAAGTTAGGGAGCTGTCTGAAAAGACAGGTATTCCTTATAAATACACTACAGTAAGAAAAGATTTCATCAATGAATTAGAAGGCAAGATTAGCGGTGAGGTCTTTGGACTAGATATATACATGAAACCACCGTGGAGGTAA
- a CDS encoding 4Fe-4S dicluster domain-containing protein, translating to MARVTFKEERCKGCGNCIQACPKKIIAFSDRLNNKGYHPAEVTEDRMSQCIGCVSCARMCPDCVIVVEK from the coding sequence ATGGCAAGAGTTACGTTCAAAGAAGAGAGATGTAAGGGCTGCGGCAATTGCATCCAAGCCTGTCCAAAGAAAATTATAGCTTTTTCAGATAGGCTAAATAATAAGGGCTATCACCCAGCTGAAGTTACAGAGGATAGGATGAGTCAGTGTATTGGTTGTGTATCTTGTGCAAGAATGTGTCCAGACTGCGTTATAGTTGTTGAAAAGTAG